In one window of Nocardiopsis aegyptia DNA:
- the pth gene encoding aminoacyl-tRNA hydrolase, which yields MWSWWRGSNGSGVRKNEDMAETERWLVVGLGNPGPTYAANRHNAGFMVVDALARAGNERWKSHKARAEVVETRLDGTPVVLAKPRTYMNLSGGPAAALSAFYKIPVERIIVVHDELDIDFGALKLKRGGGSGGHNGLKSLTASLNGPDYVRVRFGVGRPPGRMDAAAFVLRDFSSSERGELDLNVERAADAVRTVLTDGLDRAQNIFHTAA from the coding sequence ATGTGGAGCTGGTGGCGTGGGTCGAACGGGTCGGGCGTCAGGAAGAACGAGGACATGGCTGAGACCGAGCGGTGGCTGGTCGTCGGGCTGGGCAACCCCGGCCCCACATACGCGGCGAACCGGCACAACGCGGGCTTCATGGTGGTCGACGCGCTGGCGCGAGCCGGGAACGAGCGCTGGAAGTCCCACAAGGCCCGGGCCGAGGTCGTGGAGACCCGGCTCGACGGCACGCCGGTGGTGCTGGCCAAGCCGCGGACGTACATGAACCTCTCCGGCGGCCCGGCGGCGGCGCTGAGCGCCTTCTACAAGATCCCCGTCGAGCGGATCATCGTCGTCCACGACGAGCTCGACATCGACTTCGGCGCGCTCAAGCTCAAGCGCGGCGGCGGCTCCGGCGGCCACAACGGGCTCAAGTCGCTGACGGCGTCCCTGAACGGCCCGGACTACGTGCGCGTGCGCTTCGGCGTGGGCCGCCCGCCGGGGCGGATGGACGCCGCCGCCTTCGTGCTCCGGGACTTCTCCTCTTCGGAGCGGGGAGAACTCGACCTCAACGTCGAGCGCGCCGCCGACGCGGTGCGCACCGTCCTCACCGACGGGCTCGACCGGGCGCAGAACATCTTCCACACCGCCGCTTGA
- a CDS encoding sulfotransferase has product MGRSGSTLIERLLGELPGFVAIGEVVHLWRRGLLENERCGCGRPFADCGFWGDVGKEAFGGWDRLDVREVLRLKDGVDRTRYLPALLSIGRDGVLAARADRYTELYHRLYSAVCLVSGAHVVVDASKHASLAACLRRRYGSSLHLLHIVRDPRAVAHSWSKRVARPDASPDSSEPEMARYSAGRSAVQWLAQNAALDALARRGTPTLRVRYEDFVADPEAEFGRVAAFAGHAGRPLDLGPDGVRLSRGHAVSGNPMRFADGPVGVRADHGWRRDLAPWRRHLVSAVTCPSLRRYGY; this is encoded by the coding sequence ATGGGCCGCTCCGGCTCGACCCTGATCGAACGCCTGCTCGGGGAGCTCCCGGGCTTCGTCGCGATCGGTGAGGTCGTGCACCTGTGGCGGCGCGGGCTGCTGGAGAACGAGCGCTGCGGCTGCGGGCGCCCGTTCGCCGACTGCGGCTTCTGGGGCGACGTGGGCAAGGAGGCGTTCGGCGGCTGGGACCGGCTGGACGTGCGCGAGGTACTGCGGCTCAAGGACGGCGTCGACCGGACCCGCTACCTGCCCGCCCTGCTCAGCATCGGGCGCGACGGGGTGCTGGCGGCGCGCGCCGACCGCTACACCGAGCTGTACCACCGGCTGTACTCGGCCGTGTGCCTGGTCAGCGGCGCGCACGTCGTCGTGGACGCCAGCAAGCACGCCTCGCTCGCCGCGTGTCTGCGCCGCCGCTACGGCTCCAGCCTCCACCTGCTGCACATCGTGCGCGACCCCCGCGCGGTCGCCCACTCCTGGAGCAAGCGCGTCGCCCGTCCGGACGCCTCTCCCGACAGCAGCGAGCCGGAGATGGCCCGCTACTCCGCGGGCCGGTCGGCGGTCCAGTGGCTGGCGCAGAACGCGGCGCTGGACGCCCTGGCCCGGCGGGGAACGCCGACGCTGCGGGTGCGCTACGAGGACTTCGTGGCCGACCCGGAAGCGGAGTTCGGCCGGGTGGCGGCGTTCGCGGGGCACGCCGGGCGCCCGCTCGACCTGGGCCCCGACGGTGTGCGGCTCTCGCGCGGCCACGCGGTGTCGGGCAATCCCATGCGGTTCGCGGACGGCCCCGTGGGCGTGCGGGCCGACCACGGGTGGCGCCGGGACCTCGCGCCCTGGCGGCGGCACCTGGTCAGCGCCGTGACCTGCCCCTCGCTCCGGCGCTACGGATACTGA
- a CDS encoding 3'(2'),5'-bisphosphate nucleotidase CysQ encodes MKSIRDDHEVARDLASEAGQLLLRLRARHGFAEPEVLRTLGDRTSHEFLFSALGRLRPSDAVLSEEGADDPARLSARRVWIIDPLDGTREFSEPGRTDWAVHVALWENGDLVAGAVALPAQGSTVSTVDPPWLPEERPAGQRLRITASRTRPPAFVQRMATQLGAEVVPMGSAGAKICAVMLGIADIYVHAGGQYEWDSAAPVAVARAAGLHTSRIDGSPLRYNVADPLLPDVLVCRSELSGMLLASIRDGADLDSAGPHAGG; translated from the coding sequence GTGAAGAGCATCCGAGACGATCATGAGGTGGCCCGCGACCTGGCGAGCGAGGCGGGTCAGCTGCTGCTGCGCCTGCGCGCCCGGCACGGCTTCGCCGAGCCCGAGGTCCTGCGCACGCTGGGGGACCGGACCTCGCACGAGTTCCTCTTCTCCGCCCTGGGGCGGTTGCGCCCCAGCGACGCGGTGCTCTCCGAGGAGGGCGCCGACGATCCCGCCCGCCTGAGCGCGCGGCGGGTGTGGATCATCGACCCGCTGGACGGGACGCGCGAGTTCTCCGAGCCCGGCCGCACCGACTGGGCCGTGCACGTGGCGCTGTGGGAGAACGGCGACCTCGTCGCCGGTGCCGTGGCCCTGCCGGCCCAGGGGAGCACGGTGTCCACGGTCGACCCGCCCTGGCTGCCCGAGGAGCGCCCGGCCGGCCAGCGGCTGCGCATCACCGCCAGCCGGACCCGTCCGCCCGCGTTCGTGCAGCGGATGGCGACCCAACTCGGGGCCGAGGTGGTCCCGATGGGGTCGGCGGGCGCCAAGATCTGCGCTGTGATGCTCGGCATAGCCGACATCTACGTCCACGCCGGGGGCCAGTACGAATGGGACAGCGCCGCCCCGGTCGCGGTCGCGCGGGCCGCCGGCCTGCACACCTCGCGCATCGACGGCTCACCGCTGCGCTACAACGTAGCCGATCCGCTACTCCCCGATGTCCTTGTATGTCGATCGGAATTGTCGGGTATGTTGTTGGCAAGCATCCGCGACGGCGCGGACCTGGACAGCGCCGGTCCGCACGCGGGGGGCTGA
- a CDS encoding TetR-like C-terminal domain-containing protein gives MDLFEHVAEHAVLYRRMLSEQGSARFAHMLRDRLTEVLAARFAQGARPSGFDDVPARLHAAYVAGALVGVVSDTVLAGGTRTPRDTAAATWRLLRG, from the coding sequence GTGGACCTGTTCGAGCACGTGGCCGAACACGCGGTGCTGTACCGGCGGATGCTCTCCGAGCAGGGCAGTGCCCGCTTCGCCCACATGCTCCGCGACCGCCTCACCGAGGTCCTGGCCGCCCGCTTCGCCCAGGGCGCGCGGCCCTCCGGGTTCGACGACGTACCCGCGCGCCTGCACGCCGCCTATGTGGCGGGGGCGCTGGTGGGGGTAGTCTCCGACACCGTGCTCGCGGGTGGGACGCGAACGCCGCGGGACACGGCCGCGGCCACGTGGCGGCTCCTGCGGGGGTGA
- a CDS encoding 50S ribosomal protein L25/general stress protein Ctc, whose translation MSEVRIAAEPRTEFGKGASRRARRAGKVPAVLYGHGTEPRHLNLPGHDLMLALKTPNVLIRLDGLDKDNLALPKSVQRDAIKGFLEHVDLLVVSKGEKVEVEINVTLTGEVKAPGVLNQELVTVTVEAEATHIPEGVEFSVEGLEVGANPTASELKLPEGTTLVTDPDSLLLTVSAPRVEEEPAEGEESTEGESAAE comes from the coding sequence GTGTCCGAGGTACGTATCGCTGCCGAGCCCCGCACGGAATTCGGCAAGGGCGCCTCCCGTCGCGCTCGCCGCGCGGGTAAGGTGCCGGCCGTCCTCTACGGCCACGGCACCGAGCCCCGCCACCTGAACCTGCCGGGCCACGATCTCATGCTCGCCCTGAAGACCCCCAACGTCCTGATTCGTCTGGACGGCCTGGACAAGGACAACCTCGCCCTTCCCAAGAGCGTGCAGCGCGACGCCATCAAGGGCTTCCTTGAGCACGTCGACCTGCTGGTCGTGTCCAAGGGCGAGAAGGTCGAGGTCGAGATCAACGTGACCCTGACCGGTGAGGTCAAGGCACCGGGTGTGCTCAACCAGGAGCTCGTCACCGTGACCGTCGAGGCCGAGGCCACCCACATCCCCGAGGGTGTGGAGTTCAGCGTCGAGGGCCTGGAGGTGGGTGCCAACCCGACCGCCTCCGAGCTGAAGCTGCCCGAGGGCACCACGCTGGTCACCGACCCCGACTCGCTGCTGCTCACCGTCTCCGCGCCGCGCGTGGAGGAGGAGCCCGCCGAGGGCGAGGAGAGCACCGAGGGCGAGTCCGCCGCCGAGTAG
- a CDS encoding sugar transferase encodes MVTTSGVQADRVQPAPITAGFDGARRARPRGWTRSYVASLVVLDLVAALTATAAGTAARFHDSLGAATTTPYFHLSLLLPPVWVVFVYLGGGYARRFLGVGTEEYRRVAVSGALLASAVAIGAYAVKFDLARGYALVALPLIVLVSLALRYARRKALHRRRRSGECMSGVVVVGYRVAARDLIRRFRGEIYHGMRVVGVCLPASESLGGHAPDEVEGCPVLGSFTDAADAAALVGADTVAVLACPEMDGAELRRLAWRLEKSGTDLIVASALMEVAGPRTSIRPVAGLPLLHVEHPELTGARRVLKSVFDRSAAALALILLSPLLLVLCVLIRSEGGGPALFTQTRVGRGGVEFTVYKFRTMVVGAEALKAMLTPRNEHDGVLFKMRRDPRVTPVGAWLRRYSLDELPQLINVVRGEMSLVGPRPPLPEEVAQYGHDVRRRLVVKPGLTGLWQVSGRSDLSWEESVRLDLRYVENWSLTLDIQILWKTWSAVIRGAGAY; translated from the coding sequence GTGGTCACAACCAGCGGGGTGCAGGCCGACCGGGTACAGCCGGCGCCGATCACCGCGGGCTTCGACGGCGCGCGGCGGGCGCGCCCGAGGGGCTGGACGCGCTCCTACGTCGCGAGCCTGGTCGTGCTCGACCTCGTCGCCGCCCTCACCGCGACCGCGGCGGGCACCGCGGCCCGCTTCCACGACTCCCTGGGCGCGGCGACCACGACGCCCTACTTCCACCTCTCCCTCCTGCTGCCGCCCGTCTGGGTGGTGTTCGTCTACCTCGGCGGCGGCTACGCGCGGCGCTTCCTGGGCGTGGGGACCGAGGAGTACCGGCGGGTCGCCGTCTCCGGTGCCCTGCTCGCGTCCGCCGTCGCGATCGGCGCCTACGCCGTCAAGTTCGACCTGGCCCGGGGCTACGCCCTGGTCGCCCTGCCCCTCATCGTCCTGGTGAGCCTGGCCCTGCGCTACGCGCGCCGCAAGGCCCTGCACCGGCGTCGGCGCTCGGGCGAGTGCATGAGCGGGGTCGTGGTCGTCGGCTACCGGGTCGCCGCCCGCGACCTCATCCGGCGCTTCCGGGGCGAGATCTACCACGGCATGCGGGTCGTGGGCGTGTGCCTGCCCGCGAGCGAGTCCCTCGGCGGGCACGCGCCCGACGAGGTCGAGGGCTGCCCGGTCCTGGGCTCCTTCACCGACGCCGCGGACGCGGCCGCCCTGGTCGGAGCCGACACCGTCGCCGTGCTCGCCTGCCCCGAGATGGACGGAGCCGAACTGCGCCGGCTGGCCTGGCGGCTGGAGAAGAGCGGCACCGACCTCATCGTCGCCTCCGCCCTCATGGAGGTCGCCGGTCCGCGCACGTCCATCCGCCCCGTGGCCGGCCTGCCGCTGCTGCACGTGGAGCACCCCGAGCTCACCGGGGCGCGCCGCGTGCTCAAGAGCGTCTTCGACCGGTCGGCCGCCGCGCTGGCCCTGATCCTGCTGTCGCCGCTGCTGCTGGTGCTGTGCGTGCTCATCCGGTCGGAGGGCGGCGGACCGGCGCTGTTCACCCAGACGCGCGTCGGCAGGGGCGGGGTCGAGTTCACGGTTTACAAGTTTCGTACCATGGTGGTCGGGGCCGAGGCGTTGAAGGCGATGCTCACGCCCCGCAACGAGCACGACGGTGTGCTGTTCAAGATGCGTCGCGATCCCAGGGTCACCCCCGTGGGGGCATGGCTGCGCCGGTACTCGCTGGACGAGCTTCCCCAGCTCATCAACGTGGTACGAGGGGAGATGTCGCTCGTCGGCCCTCGGCCGCCGCTGCCGGAGGAGGTCGCCCAGTACGGGCACGACGTCCGCCGCAGGCTGGTGGTCAAACCGGGGTTGACGGGCCTCTGGCAGGTCAGCGGCCGATCCGACCTCTCATGGGAGGAATCGGTCCGCCTCGATCTGCGGTACGTGGAAAACTGGTCGCTGACGTTGGACATCCAGATCCTGTGGAAGACGTGGTCAGCGGTGATCCGTGGGGCGGGAGCATACTAG
- the cysN gene encoding sulfate adenylyltransferase subunit CysN — MNNDILRFATAGSVDDGKSTLIGRLLFDSKSIFEDQLDAVERTSTARGEEQTNLALLTDGLRAEREQGITIDVAYRYFATPKRTFIIADTPGHIQYTRNMVTGASTSDLAIILVDARKGLQEQSRRHAFLTTLLQVPHLVLAVNKMDLVDYSQDRFEEIKAEFADFATKLDVPDLTFVPISALHGDNVVSQSENMPWYSGPSLLHHLENVHIASDRNLIDARFPVQYVIRPQKSADPELHDYRGYAGQMAGGVLKPGDEVVHLPSGLTTRIAKILTADGEIAEAYSPMSVTLLLEDEIDISRGDMISRPNNSPAVSQDLEAMVCWMTDARKLTPRSKLIIKHTSRTAKVMVKDLRYRLDVNTLHRDEQADHLALNEIGRVRLRATQPLFVDEYCKNRQTGGFILIDEATNVTVGAGMVVKAD, encoded by the coding sequence ATGAACAACGACATTCTGCGGTTCGCGACGGCGGGATCCGTCGACGACGGCAAGAGCACCCTGATCGGCCGACTGCTGTTCGACTCCAAGTCGATCTTCGAGGACCAGCTCGACGCGGTGGAGCGCACCAGCACGGCGCGCGGCGAGGAGCAGACCAACCTGGCGCTGCTCACCGACGGCCTGCGCGCCGAGCGCGAGCAGGGCATCACCATCGACGTGGCCTACCGCTACTTCGCCACCCCCAAGCGCACCTTCATCATCGCCGACACCCCCGGGCACATCCAGTACACCCGGAACATGGTCACCGGCGCCTCCACCTCGGACCTGGCGATCATCCTGGTGGACGCCCGCAAGGGCCTCCAGGAGCAGAGCCGCCGCCACGCCTTCCTCACCACGCTGCTCCAGGTGCCGCACCTGGTGCTGGCGGTGAACAAGATGGACCTGGTGGACTACTCCCAGGACCGCTTCGAGGAGATCAAGGCCGAGTTCGCCGACTTCGCGACCAAGCTCGACGTGCCGGACCTCACCTTCGTCCCGATCTCCGCGCTGCACGGCGACAACGTGGTGAGCCAGTCGGAGAACATGCCCTGGTACTCCGGGCCCTCGCTGCTGCACCACCTGGAGAACGTGCACATCGCCTCGGACCGCAACCTGATCGACGCGCGCTTCCCGGTGCAGTACGTCATCCGGCCGCAGAAGTCCGCCGACCCCGAGCTGCACGACTACCGCGGCTACGCGGGCCAGATGGCGGGCGGCGTGCTCAAGCCCGGCGACGAGGTCGTCCACCTCCCGTCCGGCCTCACCACGCGCATCGCCAAGATCCTCACCGCGGACGGCGAGATCGCCGAGGCCTACTCGCCGATGTCGGTCACCCTCCTGCTGGAGGACGAGATCGACATCTCCCGGGGCGACATGATCAGCCGGCCCAACAACTCGCCGGCGGTCTCGCAGGACCTGGAGGCGATGGTCTGCTGGATGACGGACGCGCGCAAGCTCACGCCGCGCTCCAAGCTCATCATCAAGCACACGAGCCGGACCGCCAAGGTCATGGTCAAGGACCTGCGCTACCGGCTGGACGTCAACACACTGCACCGCGACGAGCAGGCCGACCACCTGGCGCTCAACGAGATCGGCCGGGTGCGGCTGCGCGCGACCCAGCCGCTCTTCGTGGACGAGTACTGCAAGAACCGGCAGACCGGCGGCTTCATCCTCATCGACGAGGCCACCAACGTGACCGTCGGCGCCGGCATGGTCGTCAAGGCCGACTAG
- a CDS encoding glycoside hydrolase family 26 protein, which yields MDRGPVRGMAAAGALAVALTVTGVGDAPESATGPESATGPDERPVHRSAPPTASFLGMPAELACTVSDILEPSCGVWWGASPYRDDVEPLESAVGRDMDIVYTWRGIDQAHVPGERERRMVAEGRFVHTNIEARRFERQGHPAIDYADIIAGRFDDSLRAQARGIAELGVPYFVTFDHEADGNQRYNNRGTPEEFVRSWRHIVDLYRREGADNAIWVWNVTGWEGNLDRLPGLWPGNDYVDWISWEAYNMTHCDTMPHWDGVDSFEEALAPAYEWIQREGPRHGIDPDKPVMIGEMGTTDIGPRETLRWYADIPRVLREYERVRAVKVWDNKVSSGCDFRIGANRFARQGFEMAGRDPYVNLPDRVRRLAEYAHGRDQGVGDHD from the coding sequence GTGGACAGGGGACCGGTACGGGGCATGGCGGCGGCGGGCGCACTGGCGGTCGCACTGACGGTGACGGGTGTGGGCGACGCACCCGAGAGCGCGACCGGACCCGAGAGCGCGACCGGGCCCGACGAGCGGCCGGTGCACCGGTCCGCCCCACCCACCGCCTCGTTCCTGGGCATGCCGGCCGAACTCGCGTGCACGGTCTCGGACATCCTGGAGCCCAGCTGCGGTGTCTGGTGGGGCGCCAGCCCCTACCGGGACGACGTCGAGCCGCTGGAGTCCGCCGTCGGCCGCGACATGGACATCGTCTACACCTGGCGCGGCATCGACCAGGCCCACGTGCCGGGCGAACGCGAGCGCCGCATGGTCGCCGAGGGCCGCTTCGTGCACACCAACATCGAGGCACGGCGCTTCGAACGCCAGGGCCACCCCGCCATCGACTACGCCGACATCATCGCCGGGCGGTTCGACGACAGCCTGCGCGCCCAGGCCCGGGGCATCGCCGAGCTGGGCGTTCCCTACTTCGTCACCTTCGACCACGAGGCCGACGGCAACCAGCGCTACAACAACCGCGGCACGCCCGAGGAGTTCGTCCGCAGCTGGCGGCACATCGTGGACCTGTACCGCCGGGAGGGCGCGGACAACGCCATCTGGGTGTGGAACGTGACGGGCTGGGAGGGCAACCTCGACCGCCTCCCGGGGCTGTGGCCCGGCAACGACTACGTCGACTGGATCAGCTGGGAGGCGTACAACATGACCCACTGCGACACCATGCCGCACTGGGACGGGGTGGACTCCTTCGAGGAGGCGCTCGCCCCCGCCTACGAGTGGATCCAGCGGGAGGGGCCGCGGCACGGCATCGACCCCGACAAGCCGGTCATGATCGGCGAGATGGGCACCACCGACATCGGCCCCCGGGAGACGCTGCGCTGGTACGCCGACATCCCCCGGGTCCTGCGCGAGTACGAGCGGGTCCGGGCGGTCAAGGTCTGGGACAACAAGGTCTCTTCGGGGTGCGACTTCCGGATCGGCGCCAACCGCTTCGCGCGCCAGGGCTTCGAGATGGCCGGGCGGGACCCCTACGTGAACCTGCCCGACCGCGTCCGGCGCCTGGCCGAGTACGCCCACGGCCGGGACCAGGGCGTCGGCGACCACGACTAG
- a CDS encoding alginate lyase family protein, whose amino-acid sequence MTAPLDTPTSRRTLLTATTATAAVGGLAAAGCAPAPAAETQSSTDSDAPTDFVHPGLLHTEEDFTRMAAVVADGAEPWASGWERLTDNGRSQSTWTPRPLATVVRGGEGTNVGQFYTDVHAAYQNALRWRVGGDEAHAEAARDIINAWSAELTEVTGNADRYLAAGLYGYQLANAAEIVRDYDGFDLGRCQEMLLTVFYPLNDRFLREHNDACVSNYWANWDLCTMAAIMSTGILCDERAMFDQAVDYFKEGGGNGAIGNAVPHLHDGGLGQWQESGRDQAHSILGIGLMATVCETAWSQGVDLYGYDDNRFMKGCEYVARYNLGEDVPYTPYEWETGQNCDYRVQEAISEQARGQVRPVWEMVYNHYAVRRCLEVPNVAAIAEARAEGGGGDYGFGGGGFDALGFGTLAYTL is encoded by the coding sequence ATGACCGCACCCCTGGACACCCCGACGAGCAGGCGCACCCTGCTCACCGCGACCACGGCCACCGCCGCGGTCGGCGGCCTCGCCGCCGCCGGGTGCGCCCCGGCGCCGGCGGCCGAGACCCAGAGCTCGACGGACTCCGACGCCCCGACGGACTTCGTCCACCCCGGGCTGCTGCACACCGAGGAGGACTTCACCCGGATGGCCGCGGTCGTGGCCGACGGCGCCGAACCCTGGGCGTCGGGCTGGGAACGGCTGACAGACAACGGGCGCTCGCAGTCCACCTGGACGCCGCGCCCGCTGGCCACGGTCGTCCGGGGCGGCGAGGGCACGAACGTCGGCCAGTTCTACACGGACGTCCACGCCGCCTACCAGAACGCGCTGCGCTGGAGGGTCGGCGGCGACGAGGCGCACGCCGAGGCCGCGCGCGACATCATCAACGCCTGGTCGGCGGAGCTGACCGAGGTGACCGGCAACGCGGACCGCTACCTGGCCGCGGGCCTCTACGGCTACCAGCTCGCCAACGCGGCGGAGATCGTCCGCGACTACGACGGCTTCGACCTGGGCCGCTGCCAGGAGATGCTGCTCACCGTCTTCTACCCGCTCAACGACCGGTTCCTGCGCGAGCACAACGACGCCTGCGTCAGCAACTACTGGGCCAACTGGGACCTGTGCACCATGGCCGCGATCATGTCCACGGGCATCCTGTGCGACGAACGGGCCATGTTCGACCAGGCCGTCGACTACTTCAAGGAGGGCGGGGGCAACGGGGCGATCGGCAACGCCGTCCCGCACTTGCACGACGGCGGGCTGGGGCAGTGGCAGGAGAGCGGGCGCGACCAGGCGCACTCGATCCTGGGCATCGGGCTGATGGCCACGGTCTGCGAGACGGCGTGGAGCCAGGGCGTGGACCTCTACGGCTACGACGACAACCGCTTCATGAAGGGCTGCGAGTACGTGGCCAGGTACAACCTGGGCGAGGACGTGCCCTACACCCCCTACGAGTGGGAGACCGGGCAGAACTGCGACTACCGCGTCCAGGAGGCGATCTCCGAGCAGGCACGCGGCCAGGTCCGGCCCGTGTGGGAGATGGTCTACAACCACTACGCGGTCCGCCGGTGCCTGGAGGTGCCGAACGTCGCGGCCATCGCGGAGGCGCGCGCCGAAGGCGGGGGCGGCGACTACGGGTTCGGCGGCGGCGGGTTCGACGCCCTCGGCTTCGGAACGCTGGCCTACACACTCTGA
- the cysD gene encoding sulfate adenylyltransferase subunit CysD, whose translation MGQASQQAPGRYQLSQLDVLEAEAIFIMREVAAEFERPVLLFSGGKDSIVMLRLAEKAFWPGAVPFPVMHVDTGHNFEEVIEFRDRRVAQAGVRLVVASVQEQIDAGKVSEPTGRWASRNRLQTSALLEAIEDNGFDAAFGGARRDEEKARAKERVFSFRDEFGQWDPKNQRPELWSVFNTRINRGEHIRVFPISNWTELDVWNYIRRERLELPSIYFAHERRVFERDGILLSDSPLIQRDETETVFTETVRYRTVGDLTCTGAVKSTAVELDDIIAEIAATRITERGQTRADDRASEAAMEDRKREGYF comes from the coding sequence ATGGGTCAGGCGAGTCAGCAGGCACCCGGGCGGTACCAGCTTTCCCAGCTGGACGTTCTCGAGGCCGAAGCGATCTTCATCATGCGCGAGGTGGCCGCGGAGTTCGAGCGGCCCGTGCTGCTCTTCTCCGGCGGCAAGGACTCCATCGTGATGCTCCGCCTGGCCGAGAAGGCCTTCTGGCCCGGGGCCGTCCCCTTCCCCGTGATGCACGTGGACACCGGCCACAACTTCGAGGAAGTCATCGAGTTCCGCGACCGCCGGGTGGCCCAGGCCGGGGTCCGCCTGGTCGTGGCCTCGGTCCAGGAGCAGATCGACGCGGGCAAGGTCAGCGAGCCCACCGGCCGGTGGGCCAGCCGCAACCGCCTGCAGACCTCCGCGCTGCTGGAGGCGATCGAGGACAACGGCTTCGACGCCGCCTTCGGCGGGGCCCGCCGCGACGAGGAGAAGGCCCGCGCCAAGGAGCGCGTCTTCTCCTTCCGGGACGAGTTCGGCCAGTGGGACCCCAAGAACCAGCGGCCCGAGCTGTGGAGCGTGTTCAACACCCGGATCAACCGGGGCGAGCACATCCGGGTCTTCCCGATCTCCAACTGGACCGAGCTCGACGTGTGGAACTACATCCGCCGCGAGCGCCTGGAACTGCCCTCCATCTACTTCGCCCACGAGCGCCGGGTCTTCGAGCGGGACGGCATCCTGCTCTCCGACTCGCCGCTCATCCAGCGCGACGAGACCGAGACGGTGTTCACCGAGACCGTGCGCTACCGCACCGTCGGCGACCTCACCTGCACGGGTGCCGTCAAGTCCACGGCGGTGGAGTTGGACGACATCATCGCCGAGATCGCCGCGACCCGGATCACCGAGCGCGGACAGACCAGGGCCGACGACCGGGCCAGCGAGGCGGCCATGGAGGACCGCAAGCGCGAGGGCTACTTCTAG